From the genome of Pseudomonas hamedanensis:
CGCCGGCCAGACGTTAGTCTTGGGCTGCGCGGTTCGCCGCGTCTCAAAAACCACCGCTCCAGACTTCATGGAAGAAGTGAAATGCAAGAACTCCTGGATTGCCAACTCCTACAGTGGCCAGACGATCAGGCAGCCTACGCGGCCGCCATCAGCGAAAATCCGGCGAATGCCGACAGCGATCGCACCAGCGGTACGCGGCGCAAGCGCGCCGTGCTCAACTACTCGAAATTGTGGGCCAACGGCCGCACGCTGAAGATTGCCTTCATGGATGCGCCCGAGCCTGATCACCAAAGCAAAATCATCGCCGCGGCCAGCCGTTGGTTGCCGTACATCAACCTCAAGTTTGAATTCGTCGAAGAGCGCCAGGGCGATATTCGCATCGCCACAAAAAACAATGACAACAGCGCCATGCTCGGCACCGATGCGCTGCTGATTCATCCTGACCATCCAACCATGAATCTGGGGGTCAGCCCCGACCATGTCGACTTCGAGGTGATCGTCACCCACGAGTTCGGTCATGCACTGGGCGCCCTGCATGAACACCAGCATCCCCAGGCGAACATTCCGTGGGATAAGCCCAAGGTGTATGAGTTTTATCAGAATCGGCAGATGAATCCGCTGACCCGCGAACAGGTCGACCGCAACCTCTTTGCCTCCTTCGATACGCTCGATGCGATTTACACCGCCTATGACAAGCACTCGATCATGCATCACCCGGTGGCGAACACATTGACCTTGGGCGACTGGGAATTACCGGTCAACCGCAAGATCAGCAAGAAGGACAAACGCCTGATGCGACTGCTCTATCCTAGGTAACGCCGTTTATTTGACCTGCCCCAGGTTGGCCTCGCTCAAATCAAGCTCTCCCAACACTTCCCTGAGCACATCGTCGCCGATCTGGTGCTGGCGGCTCAGCCGGTACAACTCCAGGCGTTGCGCGCGCAGCGCCTTCAGACGCAGCCGACGTTCCAGCAGATCCATCTGGAACGCCAGGGCCTGGGCTTCGGCGGAGTCATTGAAGACATCGAGTTGATGGCGATACTCGGACATGATTCGCGCCTTGAGCTCAGCGGACAGTGCCGCCTGCGCCGCATCCTGAGGCACCACTTCTTCGGTTTCCAGCGAGTGGATCGCGGCTTCGGCGGTTTTGCGCCAGGCATCGCGCACTTCCTGGCGGCGTTTATC
Proteins encoded in this window:
- a CDS encoding M12 family metallopeptidase, producing MQELLDCQLLQWPDDQAAYAAAISENPANADSDRTSGTRRKRAVLNYSKLWANGRTLKIAFMDAPEPDHQSKIIAAASRWLPYINLKFEFVEERQGDIRIATKNNDNSAMLGTDALLIHPDHPTMNLGVSPDHVDFEVIVTHEFGHALGALHEHQHPQANIPWDKPKVYEFYQNRQMNPLTREQVDRNLFASFDTLDAIYTAYDKHSIMHHPVANTLTLGDWELPVNRKISKKDKRLMRLLYPR